In one Lolium rigidum isolate FL_2022 chromosome 3, APGP_CSIRO_Lrig_0.1, whole genome shotgun sequence genomic region, the following are encoded:
- the LOC124695115 gene encoding thaumatin-like protein 1b — MTNNCGHTVWPGLLSGAGTAPLSTTGFALAQGASATVDAPTGWSGRMWARTLCSEDATGKFTCATGDCGSGALQCNGGGAAPPASLAEFTLDGSGGMDFFDVSLVDGYNLPMLVTPQGAAAVAATASSTGGPKCVATGCLVDLNDACPADLKVASSTSPAGTSGAAGVGPTMACKSACEAFGSPQYCCSGAFGSPSTCRPSTYSQFFKSACPRAYSYAYDDSTSTFTCAAGTNYAITFCPTANTSGKFTDPQAAVPLTNNTMVYNGGEQLSSANGGERFPTNGGTSIAARASQLLLAVAVAVLLL; from the exons ATGACCAACAACTGCGGCCACACGGTGTGGCCGGGCCTGCTCTCCGGCGCCGGGACCGCGCCCCTCTCCACCACCGGGTTCGCGCTGGCCCAAGGCGCGTCGGCGACGGTGGACGCGCCGACGGGCTGGTCGGGCCGCATGTGGGCGCGCACGCTCTGCTCCGAGGACGCCACCGGCAAGTTCACCTGCGCCACGGGCGACTGCGGGTCCGGCGCCCTCCAGTGCAACGgcggcggggccgcgccgccggcctcgcTGGCGGAGTTCACGCTGGACGGGTCCGGCGGCATGGACTTCTTCGACGTCAGCCTCGTCGACGGCTACAACCTGCCCATGCTCGTCACGCCGCAGGGCGCGGCCGCCGTGGCGGCCACCGCCAGCTCGACGGGCGGGCCCAAGTGCGTGGCCACGGGCTGCCTGGTGGACCTGAACGACGCGTGCCCGGCCGACCTGAAGGTGGCTTCCTCGACGAGCCCCGCCGGCACCAGCGGCGCCGCGGGCGTCGGCCCGACCATGGCGTGCAAGAGCGCGTGCGAGGCGTTCGGGTCGCCGCAGTACTGCTGCAGCGGCGCCTTCGGGAGCCCCAGCACGTGCCGGCCGTCGACGTACTCGCAGTTCTTCAAGAGCGCGTGCCCGCGCGCGTACAGCTACGCGTACGAtgactccacctccaccttcacctgcgCCGCCGGCACCAACTACGCCATCACCTTCTGCCCGACCGCCAACACCAG TGGCAAGTTCACCGACCCGCAGGCTGCTGTTCCGCTGACGAACAACACGATGGTCTACAACGGCGGCGAGCAACTCTCCTCGGCAAACGGCGGCGAGCGATTCCCGACGAACGGCGGCACCTCCATCGCCGCCCGTGCGTCACAACTCCTCCTCGCGGTGGCCGTTGCCGTCTTGCTGCTGTAA